One Streptomyces sp. L2 genomic window carries:
- the argS gene encoding arginine--tRNA ligase, whose protein sequence is MASVTSLSDSVQQRLASALSATLPEAADADPLLRRSDRADFQANGILALAKKAKANPRELAAQVVARVESGDVIREIEVSGPGFLNLTIADRAITANLAARYADDTGRLGVPFAADPGTTVIDYAQPNVAKEMHVGHLRSAVIGDAVVQLLEFTGETVVRRHHIGDWGTQFGMLIQYLDEHPHELDHKASGAVSGEEAMSNLDRLYKAARRLFDSDEEFKTRARRRVVDLQAGEPKTLAMWQKFVDESKIYFFSVFEKLDMEIRDPDIVGESGYNDMLAETCRLLEESGVAVRSEGALCVFFDDIKGPEGNPVPLIVQKSDGGYGYAATDLSAIRDRVFNLKANTLLYVVDARQALHFRMVFETARRAGWLNDDVTAFQLAFGTVLGKDGKPFKTREGETVKLVDLLDEAIDRASAVVREKAQDLSEAEIAERGTQVGIGAVKYADLSTSANRDYKFDLDQMVSLHGDTSVYLQYAYARIQSILRKAGEVRPAAHPELELHEAERALGLHADSFAETVAEAATDYAPHKLAAYLYQLASLYTSFYDKCPVLKAETPAQVENRLFLCDVTARTLQRGMALLGIRTPEKL, encoded by the coding sequence ATGGCCTCGGTCACGTCCCTCAGCGATTCCGTCCAGCAGCGCCTCGCGTCCGCCCTCTCGGCCACCCTGCCGGAGGCCGCCGACGCCGACCCGCTGCTGCGACGTAGCGACCGGGCGGACTTCCAGGCCAACGGGATCCTGGCGCTCGCCAAGAAGGCCAAGGCGAACCCGCGGGAACTGGCGGCCCAGGTCGTGGCGCGGGTGGAGTCGGGTGACGTGATCCGGGAGATCGAGGTCTCCGGCCCGGGCTTCCTCAACCTGACGATCGCCGACCGGGCGATCACGGCGAACCTGGCCGCGCGGTACGCGGACGACACCGGCCGGCTCGGTGTGCCGTTCGCGGCGGACCCGGGCACGACGGTGATCGACTACGCGCAGCCGAACGTGGCGAAGGAGATGCACGTCGGTCACCTCCGCTCGGCGGTGATCGGTGACGCGGTCGTACAGCTGCTGGAGTTCACCGGCGAGACGGTCGTGCGCCGGCACCACATCGGCGACTGGGGCACCCAGTTCGGCATGCTCATCCAGTACCTGGACGAGCACCCGCACGAGCTGGACCACAAGGCGTCCGGCGCGGTGAGCGGCGAGGAGGCGATGTCGAACCTCGACCGCCTCTACAAGGCCGCGCGCCGCCTGTTCGACTCCGACGAGGAGTTCAAGACGCGGGCCAGGCGCCGGGTGGTCGACCTCCAGGCGGGTGAGCCGAAGACCCTCGCGATGTGGCAGAAGTTCGTCGACGAGTCGAAGATCTACTTCTTCTCCGTCTTCGAGAAGCTGGACATGGAGATCCGGGACCCCGACATCGTCGGCGAGTCCGGCTACAACGACATGCTGGCCGAGACGTGCCGCCTGCTGGAGGAGTCCGGTGTCGCGGTCCGCTCCGAGGGCGCGCTGTGCGTCTTCTTCGACGACATCAAGGGCCCGGAGGGCAACCCGGTCCCGCTGATCGTCCAGAAGTCCGACGGCGGCTACGGCTACGCGGCCACCGACCTCTCCGCGATCCGCGACCGCGTCTTCAACCTGAAGGCCAACACGCTGCTCTACGTCGTGGACGCCCGCCAGGCCCTGCACTTCCGGATGGTCTTCGAGACCGCCCGCCGGGCCGGCTGGCTGAACGACGACGTGACGGCGTTCCAGCTGGCGTTCGGCACGGTCCTCGGCAAGGACGGCAAGCCGTTCAAGACGCGTGAGGGCGAGACGGTCAAGCTGGTCGACCTCCTCGACGAGGCGATCGACCGCGCGTCGGCCGTCGTCCGGGAGAAGGCACAGGACCTGTCGGAGGCGGAGATCGCCGAGCGGGGCACCCAGGTGGGCATCGGCGCGGTGAAGTACGCGGACCTGTCGACGTCCGCGAACCGCGACTACAAGTTCGACCTGGACCAGATGGTCTCCCTCCACGGCGACACGTCCGTGTACCTCCAGTACGCGTACGCCCGCATCCAGTCCATCCTGCGCAAGGCCGGTGAGGTACGGCCCGCCGCGCACCCGGAGCTGGAACTGCACGAGGCGGAGCGCGCGCTCGGCCTGCACGCTGACTCCTTCGCGGAGACGGTCGCGGAGGCGGCGACGGACTACGCCCCGCACAAGC
- the lysS gene encoding lysine--tRNA ligase encodes MPIVAQSTETADWVSRFADDVIEESERRAPGKPVVVASGLSPSGPIHLGNLREVMTPHLVADEVRRRGHQVRHLISWDDYDRYRKVPAGVPGVDESWAEHIGKPLTSVPAPKGSAYPNWAEHFKAAMTESLAELGVEFDGISQTAQYTSGAYREQVLHAMKHRGDIDAILAQYRTKKAPAKKQQQKPVDEAELEAAEGSGAASEDDGSSTAGYFPYKPYCGNCEKDLTTVTSYDDDTTELSYTCTACGFTETVRLTEFNRGKLVWKVDWPMRWAYEGVIFEPSGVDHSSPGSSFQVGGQIVGIFDGKQPIGPMYAFVGISGMAKMSSSRGGVPTPGDALKIMEPQILRWLYARRRPNQSFKIAFDQEIQRLYDEWDKLVGKVAGGTSQASSTGGGSALPGDVAAYTRAVGTAAGELPKTPRPMPYRTLASVADITAGHEDQALRILSELDPEQPLASLAEVRPRYDKAEAWINHHVPADQRTIVRDEPDTDLLKSLDEPSQQSVRLLLDGLAEHWSLDGLTHLVYGVPKVQAGFPADATPKELPPEIKTAQRTFFALLYHLLVGRDTGPRLPTLLLAVGQERVRALLGE; translated from the coding sequence GTGCCGATCGTGGCTCAGAGCACCGAGACCGCCGACTGGGTCTCCCGTTTCGCGGATGACGTCATCGAGGAGTCGGAGCGCCGAGCCCCGGGCAAACCCGTCGTCGTGGCGTCCGGGCTGTCCCCGTCCGGACCGATCCACCTGGGCAACCTGCGCGAGGTGATGACCCCGCACCTGGTCGCCGACGAGGTCCGCCGCCGCGGACACCAGGTCCGCCACCTGATCTCCTGGGACGACTACGACCGCTACCGCAAGGTCCCCGCGGGCGTCCCCGGCGTCGACGAGTCCTGGGCCGAGCACATCGGCAAGCCGCTGACCTCCGTGCCCGCCCCCAAGGGCTCGGCGTACCCGAACTGGGCCGAGCACTTCAAGGCCGCGATGACCGAGTCGCTGGCCGAGCTGGGCGTGGAGTTCGACGGCATCAGCCAGACCGCGCAGTACACCTCGGGCGCCTACCGCGAGCAGGTCCTGCACGCGATGAAGCACCGCGGTGACATCGACGCGATCCTCGCCCAGTACCGCACCAAGAAGGCACCGGCGAAGAAGCAGCAGCAGAAGCCGGTCGACGAGGCCGAGCTGGAGGCCGCCGAGGGTTCGGGCGCCGCGTCCGAGGACGACGGCAGCTCCACGGCCGGGTACTTCCCGTACAAGCCGTACTGCGGCAACTGCGAGAAGGACCTGACCACCGTCACCTCGTACGACGACGACACCACCGAGCTGTCGTACACCTGCACCGCCTGCGGCTTCACCGAGACCGTCCGGCTGACCGAGTTCAACCGCGGCAAGCTGGTCTGGAAGGTCGACTGGCCGATGCGCTGGGCCTACGAGGGTGTGATCTTCGAGCCCTCCGGTGTCGACCACTCCTCGCCCGGCTCCTCCTTCCAGGTCGGCGGGCAGATCGTCGGGATCTTCGACGGCAAGCAGCCCATCGGCCCGATGTACGCGTTCGTGGGCATCAGCGGCATGGCCAAGATGTCGTCGTCGCGCGGCGGCGTCCCCACCCCCGGGGACGCGCTAAAGATCATGGAGCCGCAGATCCTGCGCTGGCTGTACGCCCGCCGCCGGCCCAACCAGTCCTTCAAGATCGCCTTCGACCAGGAGATCCAGCGGCTCTACGACGAGTGGGACAAGCTGGTGGGGAAGGTCGCTGGGGGCACCTCCCAGGCATCAAGCACTGGGGGAGGCTCCGCCCTGCCGGGTGACGTCGCCGCGTACACGCGTGCCGTCGGCACGGCCGCCGGCGAGCTGCCGAAGACGCCCCGCCCGATGCCGTACCGCACGCTCGCCTCCGTCGCCGACATCACCGCCGGCCACGAGGACCAGGCGCTGCGGATCCTCTCCGAGCTGGACCCGGAGCAGCCGCTCGCCTCCCTCGCCGAGGTCCGGCCCCGCTACGACAAGGCCGAGGCGTGGATCAACCACCACGTACCCGCCGACCAGCGGACCATCGTGCGGGACGAGCCCGACACCGACCTGCTGAAGTCCCTCGACGAGCCCTCCCAGCAGTCGGTACGGCTGCTGCTCGACGGCCTCGCCGAGCACTGGTCGCTCGACGGCCTGACCCACCTCGTGTACGGCGTCCCGAAGGTCCAGGCCGGCTTCCCGGCCGACGCCACGCCCAAGGAGCTCCCGCCCGAGATCAAGACGGCCCAGCGGACGTTCTTCGCCCTGCTGTACCACCTGCTCGTCGGCCGCGACACCGGCCCGCGCCTGCCCACGCTGCTGCTCGCGGTGGGGCAGGAGAGGGTGCGGGCCCTGCTCGGGGAGTAG
- a CDS encoding DUF2637 domain-containing protein, which yields MAGPLQLTRLHRVLIGVVVSGAMIIAGIGFAGSYAAVRELAIQKGFGNFSYVFPVGIDAGICVLLALDLLLTWIRIPFPLLRQTAWLLTAATIAFNGAAAWPDPLGVGMHAVIPILFVVSVEAARHAIGRIADITADKHMEGVRLTRWLLSPVPTFLLWRRMKLWELRSYDQVIKLEQERLVYQARLRSRFGRAWRRKAPVESLMPLRLARYGVPLAETAPAGLAAAGIEPQVIPAIDAAAAGNRAAGAARVGAAAPLSEQRPQLPGQQNTGHPVNPGHPNPDAPDEQSPWFQTPREIDYHGGYDPTFDPAPEPQYAPEEEYGDWYEGYEDQAPPPEETGSFPIPVGPNRTRELGEGGGVPEPDMDSYYQVFRQSITDSGVPTPGQFLDNIEAEFGISLPEPEAKRMVLDFTARLNAELEEDHIA from the coding sequence GTGGCCGGGCCACTGCAGCTGACCCGCTTGCACCGCGTTCTCATCGGCGTGGTGGTGAGCGGGGCCATGATCATCGCCGGTATCGGCTTCGCCGGCTCGTACGCGGCCGTCCGTGAGCTGGCCATCCAGAAGGGCTTCGGGAACTTCTCCTACGTGTTCCCGGTCGGCATCGACGCGGGCATCTGCGTCCTGCTCGCCCTCGACCTGCTCCTGACCTGGATCCGCATCCCCTTCCCGCTCCTGCGGCAGACGGCCTGGCTCCTCACGGCGGCGACGATCGCCTTCAACGGCGCCGCCGCCTGGCCCGACCCCCTCGGCGTCGGCATGCACGCCGTCATCCCCATCCTCTTCGTCGTCTCCGTCGAAGCGGCCCGCCACGCCATCGGCCGCATCGCCGACATCACCGCCGACAAACACATGGAAGGAGTCCGCCTCACCCGCTGGCTCCTCTCCCCCGTCCCCACCTTCCTGCTCTGGCGCCGCATGAAGCTCTGGGAACTGCGCTCCTACGACCAGGTCATCAAGCTGGAGCAGGAACGTCTCGTCTACCAGGCCCGCCTCCGCTCCCGCTTCGGCCGCGCCTGGCGCCGCAAAGCCCCCGTCGAATCCCTCATGCCCCTCCGCCTGGCCCGCTACGGCGTCCCCCTGGCGGAAACAGCCCCGGCTGGCCTGGCAGCGGCAGGCATCGAACCGCAAGTGATCCCGGCGATCGACGCCGCAGCCGCGGGCAATCGTGCCGCTGGGGCGGCACGGGTGGGCGCGGCAGCACCTCTCAGCGAGCAGCGCCCCCAACTCCCCGGCCAGCAGAACACCGGGCATCCCGTGAACCCCGGCCACCCGAACCCGGATGCCCCCGACGAGCAGAGCCCCTGGTTCCAGACCCCCCGCGAGATCGACTACCACGGCGGCTACGACCCCACCTTCGACCCGGCCCCCGAACCCCAGTACGCCCCCGAAGAGGAGTACGGCGACTGGTACGAGGGCTACGAGGACCAGGCACCCCCTCCGGAGGAGACCGGCAGCTTCCCCATCCCGGTCGGCCCCAACCGCACCCGCGAACTCGGCGAGGGCGGCGGCGTCCCGGAGCCGGACATGGACAGCTACTACCAGGTCTTCCGCCAGTCGATCACCGACAGCGGCGTGCCGACGCCGGGCCAGTTCCTCGACAACATAGAGGCCGAGTTCGGCATCTCCCTGCCCGAGCCCGAGGCCAAGCGCATGGTCCTGGACTTCACGGCCCGCCTGAACGCGGAGCTGGAGGAAGACCACATCGCCTGA